In Hymenobacter volaticus, the genomic window GGCTACTTTGCCGTGTAGGTAGAGGTCACCATCTACCACGTAGGCCTTATGACGGAGGTGCAGCTCGCCAGTGTTCTGGCAAAGAGTAACTGCCTTTGGGGTCAGCTTGTCGTGGGTGCGACGCTTGTCGCGGCGGGTCGAGGATTGGCGTCTCTTAGGATGTGCCATGAGTCAGAAAATAGGAAATGGTAAGTGTTGCTTGTTGAGTGAAAAGCGACTCAGGCGCTTAGTTGAGGTTACGCAGCGCATTCCAGCGCGGGTCGGTGCCCTCATCGTCATCGTCGTCATCGCCGGGTTGGCGAGTGGTGAAGATGAGCTTGGTTTCCGATTCGGGGTTTTCGTCGGGCTCGTTTTGAAAGCGCGGGTGCAGCTTCTTCATCGGCAGCGCCAACCCAATGTAATCGAACATGTGGGGTGCCAGGGGAAGCGTCTGCGTATCAGGGGTGATTTGCAGTACGTTGTCGTCTAGTTCAATCTCCCGGTCGCCGTAGCGTACCAAAAGTTGTTCGTGCACGTCTACATCCTGGTCGTATTCGTCGAGGCTCCGGTCGCAGGTTAAGCGTACGGTGCCCATAATATCAAAGTTCAGCGTGAGCAAGCGGTCCGTCTTAATCAGCGTGACATCCGCGTGGAGCTTGCCATCGGGGATGAGT contains:
- the rpmF gene encoding 50S ribosomal protein L32 — encoded protein: MAHPKRRQSSTRRDKRRTHDKLTPKAVTLCQNTGELHLRHKAYVVDGDLYLHGKVAIKGYAPVAAPAAAADTDEE
- a CDS encoding YceD family protein, translating into MKKNVEYDLAIAKLADKTHHFAYELDRAFFEQFDQQLIPDGKLHADVTLIKTDRLLTLNFDIMGTVRLTCDRSLDEYDQDVDVHEQLLVRYGDREIELDDNVLQITPDTQTLPLAPHMFDYIGLALPMKKLHPRFQNEPDENPESETKLIFTTRQPGDDDDDDEGTDPRWNALRNLN